Proteins from a genomic interval of Coraliomargarita sinensis:
- a CDS encoding Ig-like domain-containing protein has product MTPSPKLLIVCVVLSLWTKFALAVGPGIGNLTYSESELFTGTTTPLSTINSSVGVPQGTGMVYMLNGYLLVPFSADGAGNGSSGGFALLDISDPRAITDVFTTDGNSPYRDTASANFAGGVGEPHSFSIRGDVVCLAVNKPGGVEFWDFSDMGDGTAADPPVPQKISRFLLPGLENSGYNRSAFAVAWQGDYVYVAGTGLGLYIVDASDPSNPVLANRGAGLPNPIPPTQLGNFPVGFAQPLGNLLVISKTDNGAGLTTFDISDPLNPVLLFTSTSYDSEYSTIINGNRIIGANGNMWDISDPASPAFIATPDDIAGAGKGGYCVVQDNFLHIGMSNSYLKVDISGAGSSTVGKVFPGVSNADYDFATAAGNLVIVGDDHAKGTPIYPHQTAPDTTGPEVNMVVPVDGSLNQALTTRVGLTFTDMVEVDDIDTSSFIVRKLGTGTPLSGTYTIQTAGVVNFAPDIPFEVDSSYEVVVPDGTIRDWAGNLNSNVFTSTFSTGSSLIEVVALSVSEGTQSEVDATWLAEVTATHSSGDPIEVSWNFGDGSAATAFSTDTTVAHTYTEPGHYNVTVTGRRVSEPLVESSYTFTHTVHRPVVGTPRISATVLLDSTRDLIWTVNRDNNSVACIDATNLSKRFEVSVGEQPFALTQLPGGDIWVVNRGSASISVLDPDSGAVHATHPLPYGSQPAGIVRSSTGSEVYVSLEAAGQLVEITAATGTIARALDTGPNPRGLALSADGARLFVSRFISPDDAGEITEVSTSTFSILSTIELAIDTTPDDEDAGRGLPNYLGAAAVGPDNHKLWVPSKKDNIQRGVFRDGLGLTFENTVRPIISVVDLSSSSEVISSRLDLNDRAMPVAVSHTPLGDYVFALLQGSNAVDVIDAYSGAVIASIEDVGDAPHGLVVDAAGERLIVHNFMSRDVAFFDISGILNSTSLQAIQLANVSTVGTEVLAPRVLHGKQLFYNGKDARLTRDSYMSCASCHDDGGQDGRVWDFTGFGEGLRNTIALKGRGGASRHGKVHWSGNFDEIHDFEGQIRNLNAAEGLMDDADFNTGTRSQPLGDLKTGVSGDLDALVAYLESLTEFPDSPHRNSDGSMTVEAIAGKQHFEALSCMTCHGGPEFTDSPQGLRHDIGTLIGSSGQRLGSPLDGIDTPTLKDVWKTAPYLHNGSAATLADVFIGAASNSAHDTSSLSSGEFDELIAYLMQIDGTSPGTADTNSPFLIASSPAYQASGIGNDINLIALFNKPIVLGSGFIRIRRVDNDAIIESFDVATSSQITVTNAELVITPSSDLHGGLEYYVEIESTAILDESGNNFAAITDETVWKFTTETAEIVPISPLAAIAEVNRNGSDAAGVNGASSNTIDGSGFPSNRIDLETDPADSWNGAAIWYVKPGSQGGIGGAASPPLEIYYDLGQEQTVGAVAIWGNNASGSGGSSSIGTITGIDVATASGVPAGFTLSDLSSLSWSTALNDQPVLAGTGEGQVFDFDNPATTRYLRLTINSATDPDPSDQYGFNEFAVLGSSGGGSPPQGADVQKTYAYQSTISNDANGPLDLLAELNYNDGQANASGDLSYSLTGSLKTFTLALTSSDPGVTGELTADTADMAGRQVRVELDE; this is encoded by the coding sequence ATGACCCCATCTCCAAAGCTGTTAATTGTTTGTGTTGTCCTGTCGCTATGGACCAAATTTGCCTTGGCTGTCGGACCCGGCATCGGGAACCTGACGTACTCCGAGTCGGAGCTTTTCACCGGCACGACCACTCCACTATCGACCATCAACAGCTCGGTGGGCGTTCCGCAAGGCACGGGCATGGTTTACATGCTCAACGGCTACCTGCTTGTGCCCTTTTCCGCAGATGGTGCCGGGAACGGGTCTTCAGGCGGCTTCGCTTTGTTGGATATTTCGGATCCGCGTGCCATCACGGACGTCTTCACCACCGACGGAAATTCTCCCTACCGTGACACGGCATCTGCAAATTTCGCCGGAGGAGTCGGTGAGCCCCACAGTTTCTCCATCAGGGGAGACGTCGTGTGCCTTGCGGTCAACAAGCCCGGGGGAGTCGAGTTCTGGGACTTCTCCGACATGGGCGACGGCACGGCCGCCGACCCGCCAGTCCCGCAGAAGATTTCCCGTTTCCTTCTACCGGGACTGGAGAACTCGGGCTACAACCGATCGGCCTTTGCGGTGGCTTGGCAGGGAGATTATGTCTATGTCGCCGGCACAGGACTCGGGCTCTACATCGTGGATGCTTCGGATCCCTCCAATCCGGTTTTGGCCAACCGGGGAGCGGGATTGCCCAATCCGATTCCGCCGACCCAACTCGGTAATTTCCCGGTCGGCTTTGCGCAGCCTCTGGGTAATCTGCTCGTCATCTCCAAGACCGACAACGGAGCCGGTCTCACGACGTTCGACATCAGCGACCCGCTGAATCCGGTCCTGCTTTTTACCAGCACGTCCTACGACTCTGAATACAGCACCATCATTAACGGCAACCGTATCATCGGTGCCAATGGGAATATGTGGGACATCAGCGATCCGGCAAGCCCTGCCTTCATTGCGACTCCCGACGATATTGCAGGCGCGGGCAAGGGCGGCTACTGCGTAGTGCAGGACAATTTTCTCCACATCGGTATGAGCAACAGCTACCTGAAGGTGGATATTTCCGGGGCCGGCTCGTCCACCGTCGGCAAGGTCTTTCCCGGAGTGAGCAACGCAGACTATGACTTCGCTACGGCGGCAGGCAATCTGGTGATCGTGGGTGACGATCACGCCAAAGGGACGCCTATCTACCCGCACCAAACCGCCCCCGACACGACAGGCCCCGAAGTGAATATGGTCGTCCCGGTGGACGGGTCACTTAATCAGGCGCTCACGACCCGCGTTGGCTTGACTTTCACCGACATGGTCGAGGTGGATGATATCGATACCTCCAGTTTCATTGTGCGAAAACTGGGCACCGGCACCCCCCTGTCGGGCACTTACACGATTCAAACCGCAGGTGTGGTCAATTTCGCGCCGGATATCCCGTTCGAGGTCGACAGTTCCTACGAGGTCGTTGTTCCAGACGGCACGATTCGAGACTGGGCCGGAAACCTCAACAGCAATGTCTTCACATCCACTTTCTCGACCGGCAGCTCGTTAATTGAAGTGGTGGCACTCTCCGTGTCGGAGGGCACACAGAGCGAAGTCGATGCAACTTGGCTGGCAGAGGTCACCGCGACACACAGTTCCGGCGACCCCATCGAGGTTTCGTGGAATTTCGGCGACGGGTCCGCCGCGACCGCCTTCTCCACTGACACCACTGTTGCCCACACCTACACGGAGCCGGGGCACTACAACGTGACCGTCACCGGCCGCCGGGTGAGCGAACCCCTTGTCGAGTCGAGCTACACATTCACCCACACGGTGCATCGGCCCGTGGTGGGCACTCCGCGCATCTCCGCCACAGTCTTGCTGGATTCCACGCGAGACCTTATCTGGACGGTAAACCGTGACAACAACAGCGTCGCTTGTATCGATGCCACCAATCTAAGCAAACGCTTCGAGGTATCGGTCGGAGAGCAGCCTTTTGCGCTGACGCAACTGCCCGGCGGCGACATCTGGGTGGTGAACCGGGGCAGTGCGAGCATTTCCGTGCTCGATCCCGACAGCGGTGCTGTCCATGCCACACACCCCCTGCCGTATGGCTCGCAGCCTGCGGGCATCGTTCGTTCGTCGACGGGCTCCGAGGTTTACGTCAGCCTCGAAGCGGCCGGACAGCTCGTCGAGATCACGGCGGCCACCGGAACGATTGCCCGCGCGCTGGACACGGGTCCGAATCCGCGCGGACTCGCGCTATCCGCTGACGGAGCGCGGCTCTTCGTCTCTCGCTTTATTTCGCCCGATGATGCGGGTGAGATTACGGAAGTTTCGACCAGCACCTTCAGTATCCTCAGCACCATCGAGCTGGCCATCGACACGACCCCCGACGACGAAGACGCGGGTCGTGGCCTGCCGAACTATTTGGGCGCCGCCGCGGTTGGCCCGGATAATCATAAGCTTTGGGTTCCCTCGAAAAAGGACAACATCCAACGCGGTGTCTTCCGGGACGGGCTTGGGCTGACGTTCGAGAATACCGTCCGTCCGATCATTTCGGTGGTGGATTTGTCCAGCTCGTCGGAGGTCATCTCCAGCCGCCTCGACTTGAATGACCGTGCCATGCCCGTTGCGGTGTCACACACTCCCTTGGGGGACTATGTCTTTGCGCTGCTCCAGGGGAGCAACGCCGTGGATGTGATCGATGCCTACAGCGGAGCGGTGATCGCCTCAATCGAGGATGTCGGTGACGCGCCCCATGGCCTCGTGGTCGACGCTGCCGGCGAACGGTTGATTGTGCACAATTTCATGTCGCGCGATGTCGCCTTTTTCGATATCTCGGGTATCCTTAACAGCACCAGTTTACAGGCAATTCAGCTCGCTAACGTTTCCACCGTTGGAACGGAAGTGCTGGCTCCCAGGGTTCTGCATGGCAAACAACTCTTCTACAACGGCAAGGATGCCCGGCTCACCCGCGATTCCTACATGAGTTGTGCCAGCTGTCATGACGATGGCGGTCAGGATGGCAGGGTCTGGGACTTCACCGGATTCGGAGAAGGTCTGCGCAATACAATCGCTCTGAAGGGGCGAGGTGGTGCCTCGCGGCACGGGAAAGTCCACTGGTCCGGCAATTTCGACGAGATCCACGATTTCGAAGGGCAGATTCGCAATCTCAACGCGGCTGAAGGATTGATGGACGACGCCGATTTCAATACCGGAACCCGCTCCCAGCCTCTGGGTGATCTCAAGACCGGAGTCAGCGGCGATCTGGATGCACTGGTAGCCTACCTTGAATCGCTGACCGAATTTCCCGACAGCCCGCACCGGAATTCTGATGGCTCCATGACCGTGGAGGCTATCGCCGGAAAGCAACACTTCGAGGCGCTCAGTTGCATGACCTGCCACGGCGGACCCGAATTTACCGACAGCCCACAAGGCCTGCGTCATGATATTGGCACACTAATCGGCAGTTCCGGGCAACGACTTGGCAGTCCGCTGGACGGGATCGACACGCCGACGCTTAAGGATGTCTGGAAGACCGCCCCCTATTTACACAACGGCTCTGCGGCTACGCTGGCTGATGTATTCATCGGCGCGGCATCCAACAGTGCGCACGATACCAGTTCGCTGAGTAGCGGCGAATTTGATGAGCTGATTGCTTACTTAATGCAGATTGACGGAACTAGCCCGGGCACGGCAGACACCAATTCGCCTTTTCTGATCGCCAGTTCACCTGCCTATCAGGCATCCGGTATAGGAAATGACATCAATCTGATCGCCCTATTTAACAAGCCGATCGTGCTGGGTTCCGGATTTATTCGAATTCGCAGGGTGGACAACGATGCCATCATCGAATCATTCGACGTCGCAACCTCATCCCAAATTACCGTGACCAACGCGGAGCTGGTGATAACCCCGTCCTCCGACCTTCACGGAGGTCTGGAATACTATGTCGAAATCGAATCCACTGCGATTCTGGATGAATCCGGCAACAATTTCGCTGCCATCACGGACGAAACCGTTTGGAAATTCACTACTGAAACCGCTGAAATCGTCCCGATAAGCCCCCTGGCAGCGATTGCAGAAGTCAACCGGAACGGCTCCGACGCTGCGGGCGTCAATGGTGCTAGCAGTAACACCATCGATGGATCGGGCTTCCCGTCGAACCGGATCGATCTTGAAACCGACCCTGCCGATTCCTGGAACGGTGCCGCAATCTGGTATGTCAAGCCGGGCAGCCAAGGGGGGATCGGTGGCGCTGCCAGTCCGCCGCTTGAAATTTACTACGACCTGGGTCAGGAGCAAACGGTGGGAGCGGTGGCTATCTGGGGCAACAATGCCTCCGGCAGCGGCGGATCCAGCAGCATCGGCACCATCACCGGGATCGATGTGGCCACGGCCAGCGGCGTGCCGGCCGGTTTCACGCTTTCCGACCTGTCTTCCCTTTCCTGGTCGACTGCTCTCAATGACCAGCCTGTTCTCGCTGGCACCGGTGAGGGGCAGGTCTTCGACTTCGACAACCCGGCGACCACGCGCTACCTGCGGCTTACCATCAACAGTGCCACCGACCCCGATCCCAGCGACCAGTATGGCTTCAACGAGTTTGCGGTTCTCGGATCCTCCGGCGGTGGCAGTCCGCCCCAGGGAGCCGATGTCCAGAAGACCTATGCCTATCAATCCACTATCAGCAACGATGCCAACGGGCCGCTCGACCTGCTGGCTGAGTTGAACTACAACGACGGCCAGGCGAATGCCTCCGGTGACCTGAGCTATTCGCTCACTGGCAGTTTGAAGACCTTCACCCTCGCACTCACCAGTAGCGACCCTGGGGTGACCGGCGAACTAACCGCGGATACCGCGGACATGGCGGGCCGCCAGGTCCGCGTGGAACTCGACGAGTGA